In Vulpes lagopus strain Blue_001 chromosome 1, ASM1834538v1, whole genome shotgun sequence, a genomic segment contains:
- the DEF6 gene encoding differentially expressed in FDCP 6 homolog: MALRKELLKSIWYAFTALDVEKSGKVSKSQLKVLSHNLYTVLHIPHDPVALEEHFRDDDDGPVSSQGYMPYLNKYILDKVEEGAFVKEHFDELCWTLTAKKNYRVDSNGNSMLSNEDAFRLWCLFNFLSEDKYPLIMVPDEVEYLLKKVLSSMSLEVGLGELEELLAQEAQAAQTTGGLSVWQFLELFNSGRCLRGVGRDTLSMAIHEVYQELIQDVLKQGYLWKRGHLRRNWTERWFQLQPSSLCYFGSEECKEKRGTIPLDAQCCVEVLPDREGKRCMFCVKTASRTYEMSASDTRQRQEWTAAIQTAIRLQAEGKTSLHKDLKQKRREQREQRERRRAAKEEELLRLQQLQEEKERKLQELELLQEAQRQAERLLQEEEERRRSQHRELQQALEGQLREAEQARASMQAEMELKEEEAARQRQRIQELEEMQQRLEEALHLEVKARRDEEAVRLAQTRLLEEEEEKLKQLLQLKEEQERYIERAQQEKQELQQEMALQSRSLQQAQQQLEEVRQNRQRADEDVEAAQQKLRQASTNVKHWNVQMNRLMHPIEPGDKRPTISSSFTGFQPHLLARRDSSLKRLTRWGSQGTRTPSPSSSEQQKSLNGGDEAPISASTPQEDKLDPAPEN; encoded by the exons ATGGCCCTGCGCAAGGAGCTCCTGAAGTCCATCTGGTACGCGTTCACTGCCCTGGACGTGGAGAAGAGCGGCAAGGTCTCCAAGTCCCAGCTCAAG GTGCTGTCCCACAACCTGTACACGGTCCTGCACATTCCACACGACCCTGTGGCCCTGGAGGAGCACTTCCGAGATGACGACGATGGCCCCGTGTCCAGCCAAGGATACATGCCCTACCTCAACAAATACATCCTGGACAAG gtggaggaaggggcctTCGTTAAGGAGCACTTTGATGAGCTGTGTTGGACCCTGACGGCCAAGAAGAACTACCGGGTAGACAGCAATGGGAACAGCATGCTCTCCAATGAGGACGCCTTCCGCCTCTGGTGCCTCTTCAACTTCCTGTCTGAGGACAAGTACCCTCTGATCATGGTTCCTGACGAG GTGGAATATCTGCTGAAGAAGGTGCTTAGCAGCATGAGCTTGGAGGTGGGCTTGGGCGAGCTGGAGGAGCTGCTGGCCCAGGAAGCCCAGGCAGCCCAGACCACCGGAGGGCTCAGCGTCTGGCAGTTCCTGGAGCTCTTCAACTCAGGGCGCTGTCTTCGAGGTGTGGGACGGGACACGCTCAGCATGGCCATCCACGAAGTCTACCAGGAGCTCATCCAAGATGTCCTGAAGCAG GGCTACCTATGGAAGCGAGGGCACCTGAGGAGGAATTGGACGGAACGCTGGTTCCAGCTGCAGCCCAGCTCCCTCTGCTATTTTGGGAGCGAAGAGTGCAAGGAGAAAAGGGGCACTATCCCACTGGATGCACAATGCTGTGTGGAG GTGCTGCCCGACCGAGAGGGGAAGCGCTGCATGTTCTGCGTGAAGACTGCCTCCCGCACGTACGAGATGAGCGCCTCAGACACGCGCCAGCGCCAAGAATGGACGGCTG CCATCCAGACCGCGATCCGGCTGCAGGCCGAGGGCAAGACGTCGTTGCACAAGGACCTGAAGCAGAAGCGCCGGGAGCAGCGGGAGCAGCGGGAGCGACGGCGGGCGGCCAAGGAGGAAGAGCTGCTGCGGCTGCAGCAGctgcaggaggagaaggagcgGAAGCTGCAGGAGCTAGAGCTGCTCCAGGAGGCGCAGCGGCAGGCCGAGCGGCTgctccaggaggaggaggagcgacGCCGCAGCCAGCACCGGGAGCTGCAGCAGGCGCTCGAGGGCCAATTGCGCGAGGCGGAGCAG GCTCGGGCCTCCATGCAGGCCGAGATGGAACTCAAGGAAGAGGAGGCTGCCCGGCAGCGGCAGCGGATCCAAGAGCTGGAGGAGATGCAGCAGAGGCTCGAGGAGGCCCTGCACCTGGAAGTGAAAGCTCGGCGGGATGAGGAAGCCGTGCGCCTAGCCCAGACCAG GCTgctagaggaagaggaggagaagctgAAGCAGCTGCTGCAGctgaaggaggagcaggagcgATACATCGAGCGGGCGCAGCAGGAGAAGCAAGAGCTGCAGCAAGAGATGGCGCTGCAGAGCCGCTCCCTGCAGCAGGCGCAGCAGCAGCTGGAGGAAGTACGACAGAACCGGCAGAGGGCCGACGAAGATGTGGAG GCTGCCCAGCAGAAGTTGCGCCAGGCCAGCACCAATGTGAAACACTGGAATGTTCAGATGAACCGGCTCATGCACCCAATTGAGCCTGGAG ATAAGCGTCCCACCATCAGCAGCTCCTTCACAGGCTTCCAGCCACATCTACTTGCCCGCCGTGACTCCTCCCTAAAGCGCCTGACCCGCTGGGGGTCCCAGGGCACCAGGACGCCCTCGCCCAGCAGCAGTGAGCAGCAGAAGTCCCTCAATGGTGGGGATGAGGCCCCTATCTCGGCTTCCACCCCTCAGGAAGATAAACTGGACCCAGCACCAGAAAATTAG